TTTCGAAACgttagattaaaaaataaataaacagggACAACATTAAGCCGTacctaggctgcactaaaagcatcgggaatggaatatttccactgttcctgtcatattaaaatctttttaattgaaaactccttggttttaaaaatcgaataccatttatttatttaaaaaaagattctcggtcttgtcacgaggttttgtcaaacttgtttagtcgttgagaaaatggaattgactcgagaaaattcaagagcgatgatttattatgactttcgaagtggtttaacacaaaaacagtgtgttgaccggatgatttctgcatttggtgatgaagccccatccaaaaccacaatttatcgctggtttgctgagtttcaacgtggacgtgtcaagctcagtgatgatccccgtcaaggtcgaccaaaaactgcagtcacccaagaaaacgttgatgctgtgcgtaagctgattgaggaagatcgacatgtgacataccgcgaaatttaggcaactttagacattggcatgagtcaaatacaaataatcttgcatgaacaattaggtgtaaaaaagttgttttcccgatggataccgcattcactctgtgaagagcaaaaagcggctcgcgttacttggtgcgtcagaactctcgaaagattccacgcaggaccctcaaatgctgtatacaatattgtatcaggtgacgaatcctggatatacgcgtacgaacccgaaacaaaaaaccagtcacgagtttgggtgttcgaaaatgagttaaagccaacaaaaattgtttgttcacggagtgttgcagaaaaaatggtggccacgtttgtctccaaaactggccatgttacgactattcctcttgagggacaaagaacggttaatgcagaatggtatgctagcatttgtttgccacaagtcgtttctgaactccgtaaagagaactgcaaccgccgcatcatcctccatcacgacaatgcgagttctcacaccgcgcacagaacaaaagagtttttagagcaagaaaacatagaattattagaccatccaccgtacagccccgacctaagccctaatgatttctatactttccctaaaataaagaataaattgcgtagacagagattttcatcacctgaagaagctgtggacgcctacaaaacggccattttggagaccccaacttccgaatggaatggttgcttcaatgattggttccatcgtatggaaaaatgtgtcaaatttcgcggagaatacttcgaaaagcaataaatacatttttaaatagtaatgttgtgtcacttcgttaattcccgaaattttcagtgccgccctcgtaaggCAGTATTTCAAACAAATCAATTTGCCTTTCTTATGAGATCCTTCAATCAAAGTAAATCTATATTCCCTGGTAGCTTTGTATAATTAACAATTTATTAGGTGATTATTAGTTCGAAGTAAGGCCCAGAGGGCTTGAACTGACGTCTTCGTGTCTGTTTCTCATTGTTCTTCCTCGTATAAAGGTCAGGTAGTGAGCTCCTAAACACAAACTTCAATTAATTGAATACCTTTGAGACAATTGCTTACTTGTACTTACTACATTTGATTTGAAAAGTTAACTAATGAAAAGAAATTGAAAAGAAATTGAAGTAAACCAATTTTAACTAATCAGTTACTTTTAGATATAGTATCTGGTGCGGAATAATGATATTTAGCAAATTATTACATTACGAACAAATTAAATGAAAgaatactttaaatttattagaCATCGAAATCGATTTCTACGATACGGAAGAGTTTGATCAtatttattaatcgatttttattggtttgctagctgacccggcagacttcgtagtgcctcaatcaataaataaaagacctaaacttttgtataaacttaaaacaaacaaaaggaatccgtctgacgggagacacatcaaaggaaaaacaaaattgttatttttatttaattccgagcattttcatagttatctaccttttaaaccttctctagacttccacaaatatttaattcaagaccaaaattatccaaatcgatTCAACCGTTCGCGAgtgccttatcgttgccgctgctgactactccccgaatcttgATCACACGGGAACCAACCACCGTCGATGCCTAAAAACGTCCTTAGCGATCCATCGgctccaataactcttgcattagacccATTCAGCTCTAACagtaggagcaggcttagggaccccggtaactgtactgcaacctagcccatgtaTCAgcacgctgagtttcttgcaggatcttctgagcgggtcgcggttccgatcggGTAGTACACTAATTTGtgttattaggtctcctttggaggcgctcgggcagctgttagcaaatcccacccctcctggctgagctttgtcctgcacctgtcttggtgaaactggaaaggcatccgaGCCACCAttaatccctcattcataaaaaaagctTCATGCCATTACcatttatttatcatataatTTGAGCTTTGAATGTAATAGAAGAATTTGtagattttataaattttatcataAGCTTAACACAAAATAGGAACTAACGGGATAGGCACTTTTCACGGCCTTACGAGCGACTTCTTCGATGAACACggcatatcaataaaataaaaatcgagcccgcaaaattaataattattcgtAGTTACTGGTAGGTGTAACGTGTTATAAGTGCGCCGGGTTAGTACCAGTATCCTGCCTATCTCCGCATCGAAGCCATTTGCCGTTTAAAGGATGAGATGCCTGTTTAAATTAAGGCTAAGTTAAATTGAGACACCGACcacatatctcagggtgggcaGCGGCATTCACATTCAACACCACATGAGCCGCGAACTCGTTTACTCATTTATCtcgaaaaataatctaaaaaggTTCGTTCACATTCAAATCGTATCGGTAACTTATCACGACATCTTATGAAATAAACACATAGATAAAAATCTTGCAATTAAATATCGTTTTCATCAATTATGACTGACTTGGCCGTGAAGTAGTTCGCGACCatattgcgccgagggtcgtaggttcgattcccacatcgggcaaagaTTCGTGTGATTAACAGGTCTGTTTGCTCTTGGTCCAGGTGCTTATTACCTATACATTATTACCTATATAACACATATGAGTATAGTATGACACATATTAAACACATATGAGTATCTTTATTAGTCTCTGATACCCTTAACAcggggaatcctaaattgggttCGGATAACCGTGCCTGacttgttcccagttattattattattatcaataattaCTGTCCGAAATATTTCAGTTATACAAAACTTGTATTACGTACTACAAAATTTAGTAAGATAAAAaggtattatctatatattaatacgtgaagcaaaaactttgtatccctttttacgaaaactgcgatcctcgccgaatccgtcgcttgcaacgaagggctcggcgagtaaattaacccacagacaaagcccattgagtttctcgccggatcttctcagtgggtctcgtcTCCGAtcaggtagtagattctgcgaatcactgctcttgctacggccattgttagcaacacctccggcttgagctccgagagctcacctacacgctagggttaGGCTGATATAGACtcgcaaggctatcagtataggtagggaaaaaaagcacCGACCCATAAGGACTTACAATACGTTCCATCACAAATAAGAAGTTAAGAACTATTTAAGTTACctctaaaattttaaattgaaagcaATACATGGGGTTAATAATAACGCTCACTTCAAGTACAGTGGACAAAGACTTTTAATcggaatttaattttattttcttttgactatccttttataaattttagataCTAAGAACATGGAATTTTGTTGTTATGTACGTAAACGACTATTTACTAGATTTATAGTTACGTTTTCTACAGTAGTTGCACAATATTCGTCTTAGCAAGAGCaaactgcgcggacggaggagtatgaaatttttaacacttatagaaaatatagagaagaagtgcacaatgctaatattttttttaaataatgcataaaagatacattaaatcaataaagaaaacattacacacactacataccatgtatttgacgcaacacgcatgcatactatttattgtcaaactttttttcttgacgtctgttgtcaaattgagaatagattaaatattgtttgtctttgttaatattttttatagagtagccttggcgaaatttgtgattatagaagtataaaatacaatcataatagtgtacaaacttacaattccaattaattatagtcgaatttcgactactgcgggacctctagtaattaaaaaatgtgcaaataCTTGAGAACTCTCATTTCTGTAAAACATCAAAATGACTTAAGCATTGATGTTCCGTCGACGGTAAACTTAAATTTCCGTTTCGTCGCCATTATGATCTTAGTAATCTCAGTGTTACAAACTAGTAGACAAGTGATTTGACGcctttgaatatttattaacaatatcTGTGTTAAACGATTTGTATAAACGTTAATAGTATCTTCGATTCGATCCTGTAAGACTATAATCTACTTTTTGAATTTCGTATTGATTATATTGAAGCCCTCATGgactaaatgataagacgttcataaaaaaaatgtattaaatctaactaaaattagaatgttccgtttattttgtaaaattgagaTTTCTAAATTATTGCCGAGAATATGAAATTTAACTATTCGCAATAACAAGTaatttccaaataaaaaattaaaaaactcatTTCATTAActcaaacattaaaattttgattaatttgGTAATCTAAGACGAACGAAATTTTTAACAGTAACATTAAATACACCGTGATGTCGATAATGCTTAGAATTCGTCACAgcttacaatacaatacaatcttACAAAACAGTTATGTAAACTTTACAAACTTCTTGATCGCAGTAGCTAGTTTAGAAgcaaaaacaattaataaattagcGATTTACACAATGTAACGTTAATTaacaatagataaatattagattattaagaGCTAATATTAACATAAGTATATACTGGTAGAAggcatatgtacatacatatacctaaaaaaatttttaaatagcccATTTTCATTATCAGTAATTGTATTCCTCAAAGTATacattactttttaataaaactagtaTATTTTCTAGATAACAATCAATTACACTTAACAATTAATCAAATATggcattatataataaaaattttaagataAAAAGATTAATCCAACTTTATGCTATATTCAAAGTCCGTAACCAACTTTCAAATGTAGGACCTACAATTTTGGTTCCTTCCATTCCGAGACCGAATGGAGGACTTCCAGAAGTTCTTAGGTAGTACAAACCTCTCGATGTTGTTGAAGAACCATATCCTAGGACAGCATACATGTTTTTTTCACAGGCATTTGCTTCAAAATGCTTCCAACTTTGACATCTGATACCCACAAAAGATTTAGGTGTGGTAACACTCTCTGTATAGACTTGGGCTGCACGTAAATGACTGCAGGATGGCATCATACAACCGGGTTGATTAGGTCCACCACCGTTAATATAAAAGTCTGCGTGTCCAAGAGGTTCAATGATTCCTTGAACTAATCTATTAGAATGCAAAACATCAACATAAAGAGCATCACTTTTATCTAATCTTTGATCACTATAAGCATGTGAAAAACATGGCCCTGCAGGATCTAGTCCAGTTATGCGTCCTATAGAGCGCCGTTTATACAGTCGGAAATATTTACCCGCCCAACCAGCTATGTGTGCACCTAGACTAATTCCCAAAAGATGGAAATCATCAGCATTCGCCCCAAAATTCTCTAAATTAGCCAATAAATTAGCTAATCTTTTACCTATGAGACGAGCATTGTGAACGCAAGTAATGTATCGTTTATTCATCATGTCTTCTGCATCGACCAAAAATACGTTAAACATCCCTTTCGAATTGTACGATTTTGCAAGTTCCAAGGGAACAGCCGATTGTGAACTGTCTTTGTAACcatgaataataattttaacttgTTTCGTGATATcgaacatggccggttttgttAAATTGACAAATGCTTCATTAATAGGAAAAGTTCTCATTGTGCTTCCATCTAATTGGATTATTTTTAACGTCCTTATCATGTCTACTTGTGTTAGCGAAACGCTATGGCTTAAATCCATGATTGCTCTACCTGCAAATTACAAAACACTGTAGTAAACATTGCACATAAACCTCATTGacatagattaataataaaaataaccactCACATGCACCGGATAATCTGACGTAAATGTTCTCCACGAAGCTTAGCTCAGGTTCTGAACGGCGCACTGTATTCAGGGTGGCACCTTGTGCCATGACCATAAAGTGAACAGCTATCAGCACGATTACCCTATGTCGGCACATGGCATAAGCCCTCCGCCGCGGACACGGTCACTGTGTCACTGTCTGCAAAGAGAGAAAGGTCCGTCTCGTGTAAGCAGCAAGGCACAATCATTGGGAGGGGGCTATCTGGTACAAATAACGTGCACCGCACACGCCGTCACAAGGCCACTGACCGTTTTACTCCAATTTACTATCAACAATCGCCAAACGCCTGTTGAAGCGTGTGCTCTTGCTAAGACGAATAT
This is a stretch of genomic DNA from Bombyx mori chromosome 23, ASM3026992v2. It encodes these proteins:
- the LOC101735967 gene encoding pancreatic lipase-related protein 2; the encoded protein is MCRHRVIVLIAVHFMVMAQGATLNTVRRSEPELSFVENIYVRLSGACRAIMDLSHSVSLTQVDMIRTLKIIQLDGSTMRTFPINEAFVNLTKPAMFDITKQVKIIIHGYKDSSQSAVPLELAKSYNSKGMFNVFLVDAEDMMNKRYITCVHNARLIGKRLANLLANLENFGANADDFHLLGISLGAHIAGWAGKYFRLYKRRSIGRITGLDPAGPCFSHAYSDQRLDKSDALYVDVLHSNRLVQGIIEPLGHADFYINGGGPNQPGCMMPSCSHLRAAQVYTESVTTPKSFVGIRCQSWKHFEANACEKNMYAVLGYGSSTTSRGLYYLRTSGSPPFGLGMEGTKIVGPTFESWLRTLNIA